One genomic window of Parasteatoda tepidariorum isolate YZ-2023 chromosome 9, CAS_Ptep_4.0, whole genome shotgun sequence includes the following:
- the LOC107454534 gene encoding large ribosomal subunit protein eL15, with amino-acid sequence MGAYKYMQEIWRKKQSDVLKFLLRTRCWYFRQLNAVHRAPRPTRPDKARRLGYRAKQGYVVYRIRIRRGGRKKQVPKGCTYGKPKNHGVNQLKPVRSHQAVAEERVGRRCKALRVLNSYWVAQDSTYKFFEVIMADPAHNTIRNDPKINWLCNAVHKHRELRGLTSAGKKSRGLGKGYKYAKTIGGSRRANWKRRNTLQLRRKR; translated from the exons ATGGGGGCGTATAAATATATGCAAGAGATCTGGAGAAAGAAACAGTCTGATGTATTGAAGTTTTTATTGAGAACAAGGTGCTGGTACTTCCGACAACTGAATGCTGTACATAGAGCTCCAAGACCAACGAGGCCAGATAAGGCTAGAAGATTAGGATACCGAGCAAAACAAG GTTATGTTGTCTATCGAATTAGAATTCGTAGAGGAGGTCGAAAGAAGCAAGTTCCCAAGGGATGCACATATGGTAAACCCAAGAACCATGGTGTTAATCAATTGAAACCAGTGAGGAGTCACCAAGCTGTAGCAGAG GAGCGTGTTGGTCGTAGATGCAAAGCCCTCAGAGTTCTCAATTCTTATTGGGTTGCCCAGGACTCTACCTACAAATTCTTTGAAGTAATTATGGCTGATCCAGCTCACAACACTATTCGTAACGATCCCAAAATTAACTGGCTGTGCAATGCTGTTCACAAACATCGCGAATTGAGAGGATTAACTTCAGCTGGCAAGAAGTCTCGTGGTCTTGGTAAAGGTTATAAATATGCcaaaactattggtggttctcgACGAGCTAACTGGAAGAGGCGAAACACTCTGCAGTTGCGTCGTAAACGATAG
- the LOC107454540 gene encoding low-density lipoprotein receptor-related protein 1: protein MVILLMLSVMPIILAQMTHSNHHVRPDVQPDSLNPLERFQTSPSPPAESDHSLHHDHDHDSTLNWDPYYADEYAEYGENTEAIHSDYELATEAISSAPTSEACKENEFQCEDGSCIERQFYCDFFPECQDGSDEIDCEDEHERDHLHASADVASSWKWLIFLISFLLCAVL from the exons ATGGTGATTCTATTAATGCTTTCAGTCATGCCAATTATACTCGCTCAGATGACGCATTCCAATCATCACGTGCGACCCGATGTCCAACCAGATTCCTTGAATCCCCTCGAACGTTTTCAAACGTCACCATCTCCTCCTGCAGAAAGTGATCATTCTTTACATCATGACCATGATCATGACTCTACCCTAAATTGGGATCCATACTATGCAGATGAGTATGCAGAGTACGGAGAAAACACAGAAGCGATCCATTCTGATTATGAATTGGCTACTGAAGCTATTTCCTCTGCTCCAA catCGGAGGCGTGCAAAGAAAACGAATTTCAATGTGAAGATGGCAGCTGCATTGAGCGAcaattttactgtgattttttTCCAGAGTGCCAAGATGGATCTGATGAAATAGATTGTG aagatgaACATGAAAGAGACCATTTGCATGCAAGTGCTGATGTTGCAAGTTCTTGGAAATGGctaattttcttgatttcttttttattgtgtgcGGTTCTGTAA